In Gossypium hirsutum isolate 1008001.06 chromosome D06, Gossypium_hirsutum_v2.1, whole genome shotgun sequence, one genomic interval encodes:
- the LOC107960247 gene encoding eukaryotic translation initiation factor 4E-1, with protein sequence MGLLITFGQFKEQIKIKETEESERKSREKKMGLEENLKSMNINEEENKNPKNPNPNTKDEEDGELEEGEIAGEEDDTTSSSLKKGIVEQPHPLEHSWTFWFDNPFAKSKQAIWGSSMRPIYTFSTIEQFWSLYNNIHHPSKLSPGADFHCFKHKIEPKWEDPVCANGGKWTVSFPKGKSDTSWLYTLLALIGEQFEYGDEICGAVVSVRGKLEKIALWTKNAANETAQMSIGKQWKELLDYNDTIGFIFHDDAKKLDRGAKNRYTV encoded by the exons ATGGGGCTTCTTATAACCTTTGGGCAAtttaaagaacaaataaaaatcaaagaaacagaggaaagtgaaagaaaatcgagagaaaaaaaaatggggCTTGAAGAAAATCTCAAATCAATGAACATCAACGAAGAAGAAAACAAGAACCCTAAGAACCCTAACCCTAACACTAAAGATGAAGAAGATGGTGAACTTGAAGAAGGGGAGATCGCAGGTGAAGAAGATGATACGACGTCGTCTTCGTTAAAGAAAGGTATCGTCGAACAGCCTCACCCGTTGGAGCATTCATGGACCTTTTGGTTTGATAACCCTTTTGCTAAATCAAAACAAGCTATTTGGGGTAGTTCTATGCGCCCTATTTACACTTTCTCCACCATCGAACAATTCTGGAG TCTTTACAATAACATACATCATCCAAGCAAATTGTCTCCTGGAGCGGACTTCCATTGTTTCAAACATAAAATCGAGCCCAAGTGGGAAGACCCTGTCTGTGCTAACGGAGGCAAGTGGACTGTAAGTTTCCCAAAGGGGAAATCAGATACGTCTTGGTTGTACACG TTGCTGGCTTTGATAGGGGAACAGTTTGAGTACGGTGATGAAATCTGTGGAGCAGTTGTTAGTGTGAGAGGCAAGCTGGAAAAAATAGCATTGTGGACCAAGAATGCTGCCAATGAAACTGCGCAG ATGAGCATCGGGAAACAGTGGAAAGAGTTACTTGATTACAACGACACTATCGGCTTCATATTTCAT GATGATGCAAAGAAGCTCGACAGAGGTGCCAAGAATCGCTACACAGTATGA